A stretch of DNA from Micromonospora sp. NBC_01813:
GACAGCCCGTACCTCGGCATGTGGATCGACGAGACCGGCTTCATCCACCAGGAGCTGACCGCCGACGGCCGCTACGACGAGACGCGCGGCGGCCGGCCGCACGCGTACCAGGGGTCGTTCTGGATCGACGGCGACCGGATCGTCTACCGCGACGACCTGGGCTTCTGGGCGTACGGCCAGTTCGCAGCCGGCGTGCTGCACCACGCCGGCTACGTCTTCCACCGCCGGTGAACCCAAACTACGAGAAGGAGAAGACGATGATGTTGTTCAGCGGCGGCGCGGTCGTCACGATGGACCCGACGATCGGCGACCTGGCCTCCGGTGACGTGCTGGTCGGCGGCGACCGGATCGTCGCCGTCGGCCCGGACCTGCGGTCGCACCCTGAGGCGGCCGACGCGACCATCGTGGACACCACCGGTGGCATCGTCTGCCCCGGATTCGTCGACACCCACCGCCACGCCTGGCAGGCGCAGCTGCGCCGCAGCATCCCCGACGTCAACGACCTCGGCGAGTACGTGATGTCGACCCTGGTCGGCGTCGCGCCCGCGTACACCCCGCACGACATGTACGTCGGCACCCGGCTCGCGGCGCTCACCGCCCTCGACGCCGGGATCACCACGATGCTCGACTTCTCGCACAACTCCCGCTCGGCGGCGCACTCCGACGCGGCCGTGCAGGCGTTGATCGACACCGGGATCCGGGGTGTGCACGCCTCGATGGGCCCGCACTTCGGCGACTGGGACAAGCAGTGGCCCGCCGACCTGGTGCGGTTGCGGGAGAAGTTCCACGGCGCCAACGACGGTCTGGTGACCGTACGGCTGGCGGCGCTGGCCACCGACGAGATCGCCGGCCCGGCGTTGGCCTACGGGCCGGAGCTGGCGGCGGTCGCCCGCGATCTCGGCATCGGCGTCAGCATCGACGCCGTGTTCGGCGAGTCGTCGTCGGCGGCGATCGAGCGCTGGGCGACCGACGGCCTGCTCGGCCCGGCCGTGACCCTGATCCACGCCACCGGCCTTACCGGGCAGGCATGGAAGGCGATCGGTGCTACTGGGACCACCGTGTCGCTGGCTCCGACGTCGGAGGCGCAGATCGGGCTGGAGACGGCGGTGCCGGCGATCGACGAGGCGTTGGCCGTCGGCGTGCGACCCGGGCTCAGCATCGACGTCGAAGTGGCGCTGGCCAGCGACATGTTCACCCAGATGCGGGCGCTGCACGCGATCCAACGGATGCGCGCGGTGCACGCCGTCTACGGCACGGACAACCCGGTGGGGCACCGGATCACCACCCGTGACGTGCTGGACTTCGCCACCGCACAGGGTGCGCGGACCAACTTGCTCGGCGATGTGACCGGGTCGATCAGCCCCGGCAAGCAGGCGGATCTGCTGGTGGTCCGGGCCGACGACGTCAACACGATGCCGCTCAACGACGCGGTCGGCACCCTGGTCCTCGGCGTCGACGCCCGCAACATCGACACCGTCGTGGTGGCCGGCCGGATCCGCAAGGCGGCCGGGCGGCTGGTCGGCGTCGACCTCGACGAACTACGCCGTACGGTGACCGCCTCCCGCGACGCGATCCGCGCGACCGTCGCCGCTTCCACCGGGGCGTCTACCGCAGCGTCTGCCGGTTGACGTCGATGACCAGCTCACCCAGCTCCGGAAGATGCACCACGTCGACACCGGCGTCGCGCAGCAGTTCGGCTCCCTGACAGTCGACGAACAGCGGCGGCTCCAGCAGGGCGAAGACCACCCGGCGGATTCCGGCGGCCAGGATGATCTGGACGCACGTCGTGGAGCTGGACAATCGGACGCTGCACGGCTCCAGCGAGCTGTACATCGTGGTGGTGGCCAGCTCCGGGCCCGCCGGGTGGCCGCACGGCCAGCCGAGTTTGCGCAGCGCGGATTCCTCGGCGTGTACGCGGGATCCGTCGTCGCGGGAGTAGCCCGTGGCCAGCGGGCTACTCCCGTCGGCGGCCACCACGATCGCTCCGACGGCGTAGCCGACGTCAGTGGGCGGGCACCTGCGGGATAGGTCGATCGCCTGGTGCAACCAGTGCCGGTCGACATCGGAAGCCTCGCTCAACCGGCACCTCCTGCGGGGCGCTCGTGGGGCCCGGCCGTACGCCGGGTGCCTGCGGGCCGGCCTACCAGGCGACGACGCCCTGGGTGGACGGCTGGATCGAGCCGATCTGCACGTCGGCGACCGGTAGTTCGCCGACTAGGTCGGCACCGTCGGTGCCGATGACCCGGGCCACCACGGTGGCGCTGTCGCCGGGGGCACCGACCCGGACCGTGGTCGCCACCGCACAGTCTGCCGACGCCGGGTCGCAGGTGGCCCACTTGACTCCGGCGAACGCCGACTCGCCCGGATCCAGCTCGGTGGCGACCGGCGGCCCCGGCTGCTCCACCTGCTGCTGCGCGACGTCGACCGGGCTGCGGTCGGCCCGCTCGAAGGCCAGCGTCACCCAGCCGTCGAGCTGGCACGTCGCCGTCGAGTCGTTGGTCAGCGCCAGCAGGGCGAGACCCGCGTCCTGGATGGTCACGTCGACGGTCAGATCGGCGCTTGCGCAGGCCCCCACCCCGCCCTCGCCAGGCGTGTCCGTTCCTGCATCGGAGGGGTCTGCGCTGGCGGTCGGCGGCGGGCTGGCGGGTGACTCTTCAGGGGCCGCGTCGCCGCAGGCGGCGAGGACGAGCGCGGCGGGGATCAGGCAGGTCGCGACAACGGTACGGGTCACACGCACGGGAAGATCACTCCTTTCACATGTCCGGGAAGCACCACGATGCCAGATGCGACAGGTCCTTCGCCGCACCGTTGGTGATCCGATCTGGAGCGGGCCGGTCGTCGACCGGCGGGGCGACGTCGCGCGCCAGCCGGCGTACCCCGGTGGTCTTGTCCAACCGGGAGGCCCGCATCTGCCAGCGGTCCGACCCTCGGCCGCGCGGCGGCCGGCTCAGCGCCCCGTCGGCGTCGACGACATCCGCCGCGCTCGGCTGCGTGGTGAACACCCCGTCGAGGTATTCGACCAGGCCGTAGCGGCGTCCGCCGAGGTCGTCGATCCGATGGCAGTACGCCACGACCCAGGCGTCGGACCGGCAGCGTACGGCGTACAGGTCACCGGCCCGGGGTTCGCCGCGGAGCGCGGCCGGCAGCGGCGTCGACCGGGTGCCGGGCTGTGCCCGCCGTACCGGTGCGGCGGTAGCTGGTGCGGGTGGCCGCTCGGCCGGCCGGGGCAGGTGCCCGAAGAGCCGCCGCACCAGCGGCTCGGTCACCCCGTCGGCGGCCCGCCAGAACGCCAGCGGGGCGTCCACCTCGACCCGTACGCTGGGCCGCCGGTCGCGCTGCCGGGCGGTGGTGAACGCGGTCAGCATCCCGGGATGCTCCGGCGTCTGCAGCACACCGACGAAGGCGAGATCTTCCAACAGCGACCGGTACGTCCACTTGTCGGCTCCGGGCAGCAGCCCGGCGGTACGCAGCGCCTGCGCTGCCGCGCCGGCCCGGGTGGTCGGCGGCAGCGACCGGACGATGTCGAGGATCTCGTGCAGCACCCAGACGTCGTGCGGCTGCGGCACCGGCGGCGGCGTTGTCGCCGACTCCAGCGCCAGCAGGTAGCCGCACACGTCGCCGGGCAGCGGCGAACCCGAGGTGGCCCGCTGCCACCAGGCCAGGGTGGTGTCGACTGTCGTCTGCGCGGTCAGGAAGCAGACATCGCAGGGGCGGTCGCCGGTCGGACCGGGATGCTCCGGCATCGTGGTGCCCAGCGCCCAGGCCGGCAGCAGGGCCTGCCAGTTGCGCGACGCGCTGCCCAGTCCGGCGACGAACGCGTCCGCTGCCGCCCGCTCGGGCACGGCGGCGGCGAGCCGGCGCAGGGCGGCGACCGTGTCGTCATGATCGAACCGGCGGAACGTGTTCGGCGCGAGGCCGTGCGCGCCGAGGGCGGCCAGGTCGGCCGCCGGGATCGTGGCGCCTGCTCGGGCGGTCATCCGACGGTCCCGGCGTGCGATGCCTGCGCCTCGGCGCGGATGCCGGAGATCAGCAGTCGGATGCCGTAGTCGAACTGGTCGGCGGATCCGGTCACCGGCAGCGCGTCGGCGGGCAGTGCGGCGTCCGGTGCCGGTGCCGGCAGTGCGGCGATGGTGGCCCGCAGTTGGTGCCAGCGGGCGTCGGGTGCGCCGGCCTGCACGCTCATCGCCAGCGCGGCGGCCAGGTACGCGACGAGTGCCTGGGCGGCCCGTACGACGTCCGCCGGTGGCAGCCCGGAGTCGGTGAGTGCCTGGACGATCGCGGCGGCCAGCCGCTGCCCGTTGCGCTGCAGTGGTGGTCGGGCGGCGACGTGTCCGGCGATGCCGCGATGGCGCAGGGCAGCTGCCCGGATGCCGGTGAGCACGGCCAGCACCCGCGCCTCCCACGGTTGCCGCGGTTGCGGGTCGGGCACGTCGGCGAGGGCGAGGTCGGCGACGGCGTCGAGCAGCGCCTGCCGGTCGGGAAAGTGCCGGTAGAGGGCCATCGGGTCGCAGTCGAGCGCGGCGGCGATCCGGCGCATCGTCATCGCCTTCGGGCCCTCGCGGTCGCCGACGTCGAGGGCCTTCCTGGCGATGACGTCGGGGGAGAGGGCGGCTCGTCGCGGCATCCGCCCATTCTGTCAGTTGGGTCTACGGCGTAGACGTGCGGCAGTTCATTTGTCTACGCTGTAGACATGCTGCTGCCGCGAATCGCCCGGATCACTGCGGTCCTGATCGGCCTCGGGACCTTCGTCTTCCTCTTCGTCGGGGACTCCTGGCGGGCCGACAACCCCTTCCTGGTCCCGGACCTGGTCCTGTCTGCGGCACTACTCGGTGCCGCCGCGCTTCCCGGCCGGATCGCCGCCGCGCCGCTGCTGGCCGCCCACTGCCTGGCGGCGGGAGTCCTGTCGGTGTCCGTCGCCACGTACGCCGTCGACGGTCGGATCGGGATCGCCTCGCTCCTCGGCCTGCTCGGCGCGGTCGTGACGGCGACGCTGCTGATCCGGCTCCGGCCCGAGATGTCAGCGTGAGCGGGTCACTACGACTGCACCACGTAGATTGAGCAGGTACGACGGGGCCGGTCGGTCCGGATGTGGAGTGCGAAGATGACCATACATACCTTCACTCTCGTGCTCGATCGAAGTCCGACCGACGCCGAGATCGACGCCCTGTTCGCCGCTGGTTGCGACGACGCGGCCTTTGGTATCGACGGTGGTCTCCCGATTGCCGAGTTCGACCGGGAGTCGGCAACCATCGCGGACGCGATCGCGACAGCGGTCCGAGCAGTCGAGTCGGTAGGCCTCAACGCGCTGCGGCTGATCGACCAGGACCTGGTGACGCTCGCGGACATCGCGCAGCGGGTTGGTCAGAGCCGGGAGTCGATCCGTCGGTACGTCACCGGTGAGCGTGGCGCAGGCGGTTTCCCGCCGCCGGTCAATCCGGCCCGCGACGGCACGCTGTTCTACCGGTGGAGCGAGGTCGCGCCCTGGCTCCGTGAGCACCTCGATGTGAGCGTGCCGCAGGTCGACCCGTCGTTGGTGGTGGCGAACCTGGTGCTGCAGGCTCGGCAGCACCGTGGCCAGGTGCCGCACATGGCGGCGCTGTCGGATCTGCTGGCGGCCTGACCCGGTCACACGTGTCGGCGGCCGGGCCGTACCCGGTGCATCTGGCTTCTGCTGGGCGCGAAACCTACTGGCGGTGCGATCGACGGTGCTGGAAGGCTTTCGGGGTGGCCGTTCGGGAAGCCCTGCCGTCGTTCGTTCGGTCGTCGCCCTACTGGCCGGTGGTCAGGCATCGGGTTCTGCGGCGGCTGCTTCCAGGGTTCGCTCTGTCGTATGTGGGCGAGGGCATGAGCCTGCTCGCGGTCAGTTGGCTCGCGATCCAGTTGGTGCCTGAGCGTAGTGCCGGTGTCTGGGTGGCGGTGGCGGTCGCTGCCTACACGCTGCCGGGTGCGCTCGGCACCGTGCTGTTCGGCCGGCTGTTGAGCGGTCGCAGTGGTGCCCAACTGGCGGCGTGGGACGCCGTCCTGCGGGCGGTGGTACTGGCGGTGATCCCGGTGGTCTACCTCGCCGGAGCACTCGACATCGGGACGTACACCGTGCTGTTGGGGGCTTTCCTCGCTGTTGCGGTCGTGGGGGTCGGCGGGCCGGTTCACCCTCATCGCCGAACTGCTGCCGCAGGAACACCGGCTGGCGGGCAATGCGCTCATCGGCCTGTTAGCCGAGGCGTCGATGCTGGTCGGTCCGGCTTTGGCGGCGATTCTCATCGGGGTCGGCGGTCCGGCCCTCGTCATCGCTGTCACCGCCGCGACGTTCGCTGTCCTCGCGATCACCTACCTGGTCGCCGTGCCGAGGACCGCCCGGGCCCCGATCGAGCAGCGGCAGACGTCCAGCCTGGCGGGCTTCACCGCGATCTGGCGTGACCGTACGCTGTTGGGCCTGGCCGTCCTGACCTTCGGCTTCTTCTTCCTCTACGGACCGGTGCAGGTGGCGTTGCCGATTCACGCCGTGCAGGCGCTCGGCGGCTCGGTCGGCGCCCTCGCCGCGTTCTGGACGGTGTTCGGGGTCGGAGCGATCGTCGGCGGCTTCGCCGCCGGCTACCTCCGTCGCTGGCCGCTGTGGCCGACCACGATCGCCATCGTGCTCGGGTGGGGGGCGGCGCTGCTGCCACTCGGCCTCGGCGCGCCCACCGGCATCGCCCTTGCCGCGTTCGCGGTCGGCGGACTGATCTGGGCACCGTTCCCCGCCACCACGATGGCTCTGCTGCAACGCTCGACCGACGGCGCCATGAGAGCACCCGTGCTCGCCGCGTACGCCGCCATCGTGACCCTGTCCGTGCCGCTCGGCACGATGGCCGGTGGGCCGCTGATCACCAGCGTCGGTGCCCAACCCACCATCGTCGTCTCGGCCGTGCTGACCCTGACCTTCGGCACTTTGGCGGCAGGTATCGCGATATCTAGGGCATACCGATCAAAGCGCCCTGGCTAGGGGAAGGCGGGTGACCGGGGCCCCGTCCGGTCACCCGCCGCCCGACCGTAGCCAGCGCCCGCCGCCGCCGGATCACCTGTTCGATTGCCTGGACCAGTACATGGGTCAGTCCTTCCGCGTTGGAACGGACGACTGCGACATGGTGTATTCCCTTCTGCACGGTGCGAACCCTGTTCCGACACAAGGGTGCTGCCTGGACGCGCGGTGTGGTGGTGATCTCGTTCATCTCCGTACATCGCCGTACATCGACTAACATCCGCTGTGGAGCGGGGTCACCCGAGGCATCCGCTGTGACGGATGGCCGGTGAGGCTGGTGCGGGTCGCGATGGTGCATGGTGTGGACGCGCGACCCCCCGACCGGCTGCTGCGCGACGCCGGTGACGTGCGTACGGTCGACGAACTGGCCAGTCTGCTGCGCGCGTTGCGGCGCCGGCACGCCCGCCGCGAAGGCCACCGGGTCTTGTCCTACCGGCTGTTGGCCGCCCGCGCCGGTTGGTCGCACACGGCGGTGGCCGAGTATCTGACCGGCAAGACGTTGCCGCCGACCGACCGCTTCGACGTGCTGGTCGGCCTGCTGGGTGCCAGCCCGATCGAACGGGGAATGCTGGCCAGCGCCCGTGACCGGGTCGACGAGCGGCGGGCTTCGGGTGCCGGGGCCGCCGCCAGCGCTGCGGCCACGCCGGTCGTGGAGCATCGGGTGGTGCCCCGGCAGCTGCCACCGGCCCTGGGAAACTTCAGCGGTCGTCGGGCGGAGCTGGCCCAACTGGATCGGGTCGTCGATCCGGCCGGCCCTCCGCACACCGGGGCCGTACGGGTGGTGGCGGTCACCGGTACGGCCGGGGTCGGCAAGACCACCCTCGCGGTGCACTGGGCGCACCGGGTGGCCGACCGTTTCCCCGACGGGCAGCTCTACGTCAACCTGCGCGGTTTCGATCCGGACGGTGCGGTGACCGAGCCGACGACCGCGCTGCGGTTGCTG
This window harbors:
- a CDS encoding amidohydrolase family protein, with the translated sequence MMLFSGGAVVTMDPTIGDLASGDVLVGGDRIVAVGPDLRSHPEAADATIVDTTGGIVCPGFVDTHRHAWQAQLRRSIPDVNDLGEYVMSTLVGVAPAYTPHDMYVGTRLAALTALDAGITTMLDFSHNSRSAAHSDAAVQALIDTGIRGVHASMGPHFGDWDKQWPADLVRLREKFHGANDGLVTVRLAALATDEIAGPALAYGPELAAVARDLGIGVSIDAVFGESSSAAIERWATDGLLGPAVTLIHATGLTGQAWKAIGATGTTVSLAPTSEAQIGLETAVPAIDEALAVGVRPGLSIDVEVALASDMFTQMRALHAIQRMRAVHAVYGTDNPVGHRITTRDVLDFATAQGARTNLLGDVTGSISPGKQADLLVVRADDVNTMPLNDAVGTLVLGVDARNIDTVVVAGRIRKAAGRLVGVDLDELRRTVTASRDAIRATVAASTGASTAASAG
- a CDS encoding dCMP deaminase is translated as MSEASDVDRHWLHQAIDLSRRCPPTDVGYAVGAIVVAADGSSPLATGYSRDDGSRVHAEESALRKLGWPCGHPAGPELATTTMYSSLEPCSVRLSSSTTCVQIILAAGIRRVVFALLEPPLFVDCQGAELLRDAGVDVVHLPELGELVIDVNRQTLR
- a CDS encoding DUF4232 domain-containing protein, with amino-acid sequence MRVTRTVVATCLIPAALVLAACGDAAPEESPASPPPTASADPSDAGTDTPGEGGVGACASADLTVDVTIQDAGLALLALTNDSTATCQLDGWVTLAFERADRSPVDVAQQQVEQPGPPVATELDPGESAFAGVKWATCDPASADCAVATTVRVGAPGDSATVVARVIGTDGADLVGELPVADVQIGSIQPSTQGVVAW
- a CDS encoding TetR/AcrR family transcriptional regulator, encoding MPRRAALSPDVIARKALDVGDREGPKAMTMRRIAAALDCDPMALYRHFPDRQALLDAVADLALADVPDPQPRQPWEARVLAVLTGIRAAALRHRGIAGHVAARPPLQRNGQRLAAAIVQALTDSGLPPADVVRAAQALVAYLAAALAMSVQAGAPDARWHQLRATIAALPAPAPDAALPADALPVTGSADQFDYGIRLLISGIRAEAQASHAGTVG